The Noviherbaspirillum saxi genome includes a window with the following:
- a CDS encoding phosphatase PAP2 family protein translates to MIEWSEITRFGDATITCFAALAIAAWLLAEKENRLALCWSLLFATGMAVVVATKMAFIGWGIGIRSIDFTGFSGHAMRATAVLPVLFYLMLEKAPRPLRGIGALCGLLFGMAVGVSRIALHAHSASEVITGWMLGAAVSISFIWVAGTTLRRQVFNPVRITVSMLALLTASYVHPAPTQQWLTRITLYVSGHDAAYPRTGWQHAKPRAIMIIPVPPESSL, encoded by the coding sequence ATGATTGAATGGTCCGAAATTACACGATTTGGCGACGCCACCATCACCTGCTTTGCAGCGCTGGCGATTGCAGCTTGGCTGCTCGCCGAAAAAGAGAACCGCCTGGCCCTGTGCTGGAGCCTGTTGTTTGCCACCGGGATGGCCGTGGTGGTGGCAACCAAGATGGCGTTCATAGGATGGGGCATAGGCATACGCTCGATCGACTTCACCGGATTCAGCGGGCATGCCATGCGCGCCACTGCCGTGCTGCCGGTGCTGTTTTACCTGATGCTGGAAAAAGCGCCGCGCCCGCTGCGCGGGATTGGCGCATTGTGCGGCCTGCTATTCGGCATGGCGGTCGGAGTGTCTCGGATTGCGCTGCATGCGCATTCCGCCTCGGAAGTCATTACCGGATGGATGCTCGGCGCAGCCGTCAGTATCAGCTTCATCTGGGTAGCCGGAACCACGCTGCGCAGGCAGGTATTCAATCCGGTGCGCATTACCGTCAGCATGCTGGCGTTGCTGACTGCTTCCTATGTGCATCCGGCGCCGACCCAGCAATGGCTCACCAGGATCACCTTGTATGTCTCGGGACACGACGCTGCATATCCTCGCACCGGATGGCAGCATGCGAAACCGCGCGCGATCATGATCATTCCCGTTCCGCCTGAATCTTCGTTGTAA
- a CDS encoding penicillin-binding protein activator — translation MLSQLARAGALAAVLSGFCLPLAANTTTTTAANAAPAASTPWIMAQTDLSILREAPAYIAPRQVRVGLLLPLRSDTLGPVADAVRAGVQAAHEREPDGIDLSIIDSGDAPQEVLSRYQEATALNDIVVGPLSRSGVAAVVQSGSLAKPTIALAQIETASDAPATMPPQMLSLGLSIEDEARQAAEWAARDNAGATAVILYTGVAWQRRAAKAFDIQWQQRGRQSQQLELASNDGFLNGRSLLQLKKDLPSDKPAILFAALDARQARQVRAIIGSSVILYGTSQLNPFALLDHSLEDRMVDMEGARLVDMPWQLQPDHPAVMVYPRPVVAADQKRSADLERFYAIGIDAYRVAREIALQGDSFELDGVTGKLAVRFRSGSMRLERTAQRAVYRDGSVVPITELP, via the coding sequence ATGTTGAGCCAATTGGCAAGAGCGGGTGCGCTGGCGGCGGTGCTGAGTGGATTCTGCCTGCCCTTGGCGGCAAATACAACTACCACAACTGCCGCCAATGCTGCGCCGGCCGCCTCGACGCCATGGATCATGGCGCAAACGGATTTGTCCATTCTGCGCGAAGCGCCCGCATACATTGCGCCAAGGCAGGTACGCGTCGGTTTGTTGCTGCCCCTGCGCTCTGACACGCTCGGCCCGGTTGCCGACGCGGTGCGCGCCGGTGTACAGGCTGCTCACGAGCGCGAGCCCGACGGAATCGATCTCAGCATTATCGACAGTGGCGATGCGCCGCAGGAGGTGTTGAGTCGCTACCAGGAGGCGACAGCGTTGAACGATATCGTGGTCGGCCCCTTGTCGCGCAGCGGTGTTGCAGCGGTGGTGCAGAGCGGCAGCCTCGCCAAGCCGACAATTGCACTGGCCCAGATCGAGACTGCATCTGATGCCCCTGCAACCATGCCGCCCCAGATGCTAAGTCTGGGTTTGTCGATCGAAGATGAAGCGCGACAGGCCGCCGAATGGGCTGCACGCGACAATGCCGGTGCGACGGCGGTCATCCTTTACACCGGTGTCGCATGGCAACGCCGTGCCGCGAAGGCATTCGACATCCAATGGCAGCAACGCGGGCGGCAATCGCAACAACTCGAACTTGCATCCAATGACGGCTTTCTCAATGGTCGTAGCTTGCTGCAGTTGAAAAAAGATCTGCCCTCCGACAAGCCGGCCATTCTGTTTGCGGCGCTCGACGCAAGGCAGGCGCGCCAGGTGCGCGCCATCATCGGCAGCAGTGTCATCCTGTATGGCACTTCGCAGCTCAATCCTTTCGCCTTGTTGGATCACAGTCTCGAAGATCGCATGGTCGACATGGAGGGCGCGCGCTTGGTCGATATGCCATGGCAATTGCAGCCCGACCACCCAGCGGTCATGGTTTATCCGCGGCCTGTGGTCGCTGCCGACCAGAAGCGCAGTGCAGACCTTGAACGTTTTTATGCGATCGGCATCGATGCCTATCGTGTCGCACGCGAGATCGCCCTTCAAGGCGACAGCTTCGAACTCGATGGCGTCACCGGAAAACTGGCTGTGCGGTTCCGTTCGGGCAGCATGCGTCTGGAGCGGACTGCGCAGCGCGCCGTCTATCGCGATGGTAGCGTCGTACCGATCACGGAGCTTCCGTAA
- a CDS encoding BON domain-containing protein → MNKWTRITRPLAATILCGVVVASLQGCVEMAVGSAVVGTLSATDRRTFGAQTEDKAIVFKGETRIPNLVGNAGHVNVTSFNRKVLLTGEVRDEAMKAAVEREVGAIEGVQSIVNDLEIAGTSSFTSRSNDSLITGKVKAAFVDARDLYANSIKVVTERGIVYLMGRVTQREGQLAGQVASGVNGVQKVVKVFEYISDDEFRQMTKSSDSQSIKQ, encoded by the coding sequence ATGAATAAGTGGACGCGTATTACACGTCCTTTGGCCGCGACAATTCTGTGCGGCGTAGTGGTGGCCAGCCTGCAGGGCTGCGTCGAAATGGCAGTCGGCAGTGCAGTTGTCGGCACGCTCTCAGCAACCGACAGGCGTACCTTCGGCGCGCAGACCGAAGACAAGGCGATCGTTTTCAAGGGCGAGACCCGGATACCGAATCTGGTCGGCAACGCAGGCCACGTCAATGTCACCAGCTTCAACCGCAAGGTGCTGTTGACTGGCGAAGTGCGCGACGAAGCGATGAAGGCAGCGGTCGAGCGCGAAGTCGGCGCCATCGAAGGCGTACAGTCCATCGTCAATGACCTCGAAATCGCCGGCACTTCAAGTTTTACATCCCGTTCCAATGATTCGCTCATCACCGGCAAGGTCAAGGCGGCCTTTGTCGATGCGCGCGATCTGTATGCCAATTCGATCAAGGTCGTGACCGAGCGCGGCATCGTCTACCTGATGGGCCGCGTCACTCAGCGTGAAGGACAATTGGCCGGGCAGGTCGCCAGCGGCGTCAATGGGGTGCAAAAGGTCGTCAAGGTATTCGAATACATTTCCGACGACGAATTTCGCCAGATGACCAAGAGTTCGGATAGCCAGAGCATCAAGCAATAA
- a CDS encoding DsrE family protein yields the protein MKRRLVLKVIAGLLPALALSHSLPAFSSEPVKVVYHLADGIDQASRAMANIRNHLRAEPETKIVVVANGDGIRFLLNGAKERNGKPFDGAVSALAAQGVQFRVCGNTLAAHEVSPTQLLPEARLVTAGVVELARLQAKEGYVYIRP from the coding sequence ATGAAGCGACGCCTAGTCCTGAAAGTCATTGCCGGCCTGTTGCCCGCCCTCGCGCTGAGCCACAGCCTTCCCGCTTTTTCCTCCGAGCCCGTCAAGGTGGTCTACCATCTGGCCGATGGCATCGATCAGGCATCGCGGGCAATGGCAAACATCCGCAATCATCTGCGCGCGGAACCCGAAACGAAAATCGTCGTTGTCGCCAATGGAGACGGGATTCGTTTCCTGTTGAATGGAGCCAAGGAACGCAACGGCAAGCCTTTCGATGGCGCGGTGTCGGCACTGGCCGCGCAAGGCGTGCAGTTCCGCGTCTGCGGTAATACGCTGGCCGCGCATGAGGTTTCGCCGACACAATTGCTGCCCGAAGCCAGGCTGGTCACCGCCGGTGTAGTCGAATTGGCACGCCTGCAGGCGAAAGAAGGATACGTGTACATCCGTCCCTGA
- a CDS encoding YraN family protein, with product MGLLNAFSRPRTAEQIAGAQGEDRALHYLQQQGMSLVERNFRCKGGEIDLIMQDRSSLVFVEVRKRAASRYGGAAASITGRKQARLILAAQIFLQRYRMPPACRFDVVAIDGDALSWLRNAIEQ from the coding sequence ATGGGCTTGCTGAACGCATTCAGTCGTCCGCGCACCGCCGAACAGATCGCTGGCGCACAAGGTGAAGACAGAGCGTTGCATTATCTGCAGCAGCAAGGCATGTCACTGGTGGAGCGCAATTTCCGCTGCAAGGGTGGAGAAATCGATCTCATCATGCAAGACCGCAGCAGCCTCGTCTTTGTCGAAGTGCGCAAGCGTGCGGCGAGCCGCTACGGTGGTGCAGCCGCCAGCATCACCGGGCGCAAGCAGGCGCGCCTGATACTGGCCGCGCAAATTTTTCTGCAACGTTATCGCATGCCGCCGGCCTGCCGCTTCGACGTGGTGGCAATCGATGGCGACGCCTTGTCGTGGTTAAGGAATGCGATCGAACAATGA
- the mreD gene encoding rod shape-determining protein MreD, which yields MNSPHYILLPANPLFIVSSLVLAFLLNLLPWGHWVGVPDFVALVLVFWSIHQPRKVGIGIAFMMGLLMDVHDASLLGENALSYTLLSYFAIMIHRRVLWFKIPTQATHVLPLLLFMQTVQLVVRMLVSGKFPGWSYFLESIVAAALWPIVSAILLAPQRRAINRDDTRPI from the coding sequence ATGAATAGCCCGCATTACATCCTGTTGCCGGCGAATCCGCTGTTCATTGTCTCCAGCCTGGTACTCGCCTTTTTGCTGAATCTCTTGCCTTGGGGCCACTGGGTCGGCGTGCCGGATTTCGTCGCACTGGTCCTGGTGTTCTGGAGCATTCATCAGCCGCGTAAAGTCGGCATCGGCATAGCATTCATGATGGGCCTGCTCATGGATGTCCATGATGCCAGCCTGCTGGGTGAAAACGCCTTGTCCTATACCTTGCTGTCGTATTTCGCGATCATGATCCATCGCCGGGTGCTGTGGTTCAAGATACCGACGCAGGCCACGCACGTGCTGCCATTGCTGCTGTTCATGCAGACGGTGCAACTGGTGGTGCGCATGCTCGTCAGCGGCAAGTTTCCCGGCTGGTCGTATTTTCTGGAAAGCATCGTCGCCGCCGCACTGTGGCCCATCGTTTCTGCAATTCTGCTGGCGCCGCAGCGCCGCGCCATCAATCGCGATGACACGCGGCCGATCTGA
- the rodA gene encoding rod shape-determining protein RodA has translation MQLTERRALWPTIKPYLAVFDGPLALIVFLILSVSTICMFSAGLDAPGRFEGHMRNILISFVVMWIAAIMPPAMLMRIAVPLYTVGVALLIAVATFGIIKKGARRWVNVGVVIQPSELLKIALPLMLAWFFQKREGQLRWQEFAVAGVLLAIPVGLIAKQPDLGTAILVMSAGFYVIFLAGLSWKVLIGLAITGAASLPVVWSVLHDYQRQRVMTLIDPTTDPLGKGFHIIQSMIAIGSGGISGKGWMKGTQAHLEFIPERTSDFVFAVYSEEFGLVGNLVLLVLYLLLIGRGMLIAANGPTVFCRLLAGAITLIFFTYAFVNMGMVSGILPVVGVPLPYMSYGGTAFVTLSLGLGMLMSIQRHRKLVQS, from the coding sequence ATGCAATTGACTGAACGTCGCGCCCTGTGGCCGACCATCAAACCCTACCTGGCTGTGTTCGACGGCCCGCTGGCGCTCATCGTGTTCCTGATTTTATCGGTCAGCACCATCTGCATGTTTTCGGCCGGCCTGGATGCGCCCGGGCGTTTCGAAGGACACATGCGCAACATCCTGATTTCCTTTGTCGTCATGTGGATCGCCGCAATCATGCCGCCGGCGATGTTGATGCGCATTGCCGTTCCTCTCTATACCGTTGGCGTTGCGTTGCTGATTGCGGTTGCCACCTTCGGCATCATCAAGAAGGGCGCGCGGCGCTGGGTGAACGTCGGCGTCGTCATTCAGCCTTCCGAACTTCTCAAGATCGCGCTGCCCTTGATGCTGGCCTGGTTCTTCCAAAAGCGCGAGGGTCAGTTGCGATGGCAGGAATTCGCCGTGGCCGGCGTACTGCTGGCGATTCCCGTCGGCCTGATCGCCAAGCAACCCGATCTTGGCACAGCCATCCTGGTCATGTCGGCCGGCTTTTATGTGATCTTCCTGGCAGGATTGTCCTGGAAGGTGCTGATCGGACTCGCGATCACCGGTGCCGCAAGTCTGCCTGTCGTATGGTCGGTGCTGCATGATTATCAGCGCCAGCGCGTGATGACGCTGATCGATCCGACCACCGATCCGCTCGGCAAAGGCTTTCATATCATTCAATCCATGATTGCGATCGGCTCGGGCGGCATCAGTGGCAAGGGCTGGATGAAAGGGACGCAGGCGCATCTTGAATTTATTCCCGAGCGAACGAGCGACTTTGTCTTCGCCGTGTATTCCGAAGAGTTCGGCCTGGTAGGCAATCTTGTGCTGCTGGTGCTCTACCTGTTGCTGATCGGGCGGGGTATGCTGATCGCGGCAAACGGCCCGACAGTGTTCTGCCGCCTGCTCGCGGGTGCGATCACGCTGATCTTTTTCACCTATGCCTTTGTCAACATGGGCATGGTCAGCGGCATCCTGCCGGTGGTCGGCGTACCTCTGCCTTACATGAGTTACGGCGGCACCGCCTTCGTAACCTTGAGCTTGGGACTGGGCATGCTGATGAGCATACAGCGCCATCGCAAGCTGGTGCAAAGCTGA
- the rsmI gene encoding 16S rRNA (cytidine(1402)-2'-O)-methyltransferase produces the protein MTSSASDIPTLASLRQELAQQTYPLSTLYVVATPIGNVGDITLRAINVLAIADVVACEDTRNTAQLLTRYGLSKELIAAHEHNEREVADKLIARLHDGQRIALVSDAGTPAVSDPGARIVDAVRAAGLRVMPLPGPSAAVSALSASGLLNDRFYFVGFLPSKSKQRESVLDGLHAVPATLIFYEAPHRIAETVDALAAAFGPERQVVFARELTKLFEEMHRCPLGEAAAWLAADAHRERGEYVVLVEGARPTDDSDDANAERVLGILLDELPLKQAAALAARLTGKKKNALYERALQLKGNS, from the coding sequence ATGACTTCGTCCGCTTCCGACATCCCCACCCTTGCCTCCCTTCGGCAAGAGCTGGCGCAACAAACCTATCCGTTGTCGACATTATATGTGGTGGCTACTCCCATCGGGAACGTCGGGGATATCACGTTGCGAGCCATCAATGTGCTGGCCATCGCGGACGTAGTCGCTTGCGAAGACACGCGCAACACCGCGCAGCTGCTCACGCGTTATGGCTTGTCCAAAGAATTGATTGCCGCGCATGAGCATAACGAGCGCGAGGTAGCGGACAAGCTGATCGCCCGCTTGCACGACGGGCAACGGATTGCACTGGTTTCCGATGCCGGCACGCCGGCCGTTTCGGATCCTGGTGCACGCATCGTCGACGCGGTGCGCGCCGCCGGACTGCGCGTCATGCCGCTGCCGGGTCCTTCCGCCGCCGTGTCGGCATTGTCGGCAAGCGGTTTGCTCAACGATCGGTTTTACTTCGTCGGTTTCCTGCCTTCCAAATCCAAACAGCGTGAAAGTGTTTTAGATGGCTTGCATGCCGTGCCTGCAACGCTGATATTTTATGAGGCGCCGCACCGGATTGCGGAAACAGTCGATGCGCTGGCAGCCGCTTTCGGACCAGAGCGGCAAGTGGTCTTTGCCCGGGAACTGACCAAACTGTTTGAAGAGATGCACCGTTGCCCACTTGGAGAGGCAGCTGCCTGGCTTGCAGCGGATGCGCATCGCGAACGAGGCGAATACGTGGTGCTGGTCGAAGGCGCGCGGCCCACTGACGACAGTGACGATGCGAATGCCGAACGCGTGCTCGGCATCCTGCTGGACGAATTGCCATTAAAGCAGGCTGCGGCTCTTGCAGCGCGCCTCACCGGGAAGAAAAAAAATGCCTTGTATGAACGCGCGCTACAGTTGAAAGGCAATTCCTGA
- the mrdA gene encoding penicillin-binding protein 2 — protein MTEFKNTEREVHLFRMRLSVAGIFVLICFGLLATRFVWLQVVRHNHYASQAEDNRISVVPVVPNRGLILDRNGVVVARNFSAYTLEITPSKLAEPLDAVIESLATLVDIQPKDKRRFRRLLDEAKNFESVPIRTRLTDEEVARFTAQRYRFPGVEIQARLFRQYPLGETASHVIGYIGRVSQRDAEKIEEMEDAANYAGTDYIGKEGLEKKYEKILHGTTGYEEVEVSAGGRAVRTLSRTPATPGHNLILSIDIELQKVVEEAFGDRRGALVAIEPATGDVLAYVSKPTFDPNLFVDGIDPKSWDALNNSPDRPLLNRPLIGTYPPGSTYKPFMALAALELGRRTPNQAISDPGYFWFGNHKFRDDKEGGHGMVDMYKSVVHSCDTYYYILANELGVDTIHDFMKPFGFGQLTGIDLEHERPGILPSTAWKRNAYRRPEQKKWYAGETISIGIGQGYNSFTPLQLAHSTAILANNGVVMKPHLVKIIENGATKERTLTVPKESYRIPLKQENIDFVKNAMAGVVKEGTSARAFAKAGYVSAGKTGTAQVIAIKKNEKYDASKIDERHRDHSLYTAFAPVDNPRIAIGIIVENGGFGSAAAAPIVRKALDYYLLGKRPEDKDKPAAPVEKVDVTTTRPAAAVKAESESIGGPRPGAETMGNVD, from the coding sequence ATGACCGAATTCAAAAACACCGAACGCGAAGTGCACCTGTTCCGCATGCGGCTTTCCGTCGCCGGAATATTCGTGCTGATTTGTTTCGGCCTGCTGGCGACGCGCTTCGTCTGGCTGCAAGTCGTCAGGCACAACCACTATGCCAGCCAGGCGGAAGACAACCGCATATCGGTCGTGCCGGTCGTTCCCAATCGCGGCTTGATCCTCGACCGCAACGGCGTGGTGGTCGCGCGCAATTTTTCTGCCTATACGCTTGAAATCACGCCCTCGAAGCTGGCCGAACCGCTGGATGCGGTGATCGAAAGCCTGGCTACGCTGGTCGATATCCAGCCCAAGGACAAACGCCGCTTCCGCCGACTACTGGATGAAGCAAAGAACTTCGAAAGCGTGCCTATCCGCACCCGCCTCACCGATGAGGAAGTGGCGCGTTTCACGGCGCAGCGCTATCGTTTCCCCGGCGTTGAAATCCAGGCGCGCCTGTTCCGCCAGTATCCCTTGGGTGAAACCGCCTCGCACGTGATCGGCTATATCGGCCGCGTCAGCCAGCGCGATGCGGAAAAAATCGAAGAGATGGAAGACGCCGCCAATTATGCGGGCACCGATTACATCGGCAAGGAAGGGCTGGAAAAGAAATACGAAAAGATCCTGCACGGCACCACCGGTTACGAAGAAGTCGAAGTATCCGCCGGCGGACGCGCGGTGCGCACGCTGTCGCGCACACCGGCCACACCGGGCCATAACCTGATCTTGTCCATCGATATCGAGTTGCAGAAAGTGGTCGAGGAAGCATTCGGCGACCGGCGCGGCGCGCTCGTGGCAATCGAGCCCGCCACCGGCGATGTTCTCGCTTATGTCTCCAAACCCACCTTCGATCCCAATCTGTTCGTGGACGGCATCGATCCCAAGAGCTGGGATGCACTGAACAATTCACCGGACCGGCCGCTGCTGAATCGCCCGCTGATCGGCACCTATCCGCCGGGCTCGACTTACAAGCCTTTCATGGCGCTGGCTGCGCTGGAACTGGGCAGGCGCACGCCCAACCAGGCCATTTCCGACCCGGGCTATTTCTGGTTCGGCAATCACAAGTTCCGCGACGACAAGGAAGGCGGCCACGGCATGGTGGACATGTACAAGTCCGTCGTGCATTCCTGTGATACCTACTATTACATCCTCGCCAATGAACTCGGCGTCGATACGATCCACGACTTCATGAAGCCGTTCGGATTCGGCCAGCTTACCGGCATCGATCTCGAACACGAGCGGCCCGGCATCCTGCCGTCGACCGCCTGGAAGCGCAATGCCTATCGTCGTCCGGAGCAAAAGAAGTGGTATGCGGGCGAGACGATCTCCATCGGCATCGGCCAGGGCTATAACTCGTTCACGCCGCTGCAGCTGGCGCATTCGACGGCTATCCTTGCCAACAACGGCGTGGTGATGAAGCCCCATCTGGTCAAGATCATCGAAAACGGCGCGACCAAGGAGCGCACACTGACGGTTCCCAAAGAGAGTTACCGTATTCCGCTCAAGCAGGAGAATATCGACTTCGTCAAGAATGCGATGGCCGGTGTGGTCAAGGAAGGCACTTCTGCGCGCGCATTCGCAAAGGCCGGCTATGTCTCGGCGGGCAAGACCGGTACGGCACAGGTGATCGCGATCAAGAAGAATGAAAAGTACGATGCCAGCAAAATCGACGAGCGGCATCGCGACCATTCGCTGTACACCGCGTTTGCTCCGGTCGACAATCCGCGCATTGCCATCGGTATCATCGTCGAGAACGGCGGTTTCGGTTCGGCCGCCGCCGCCCCTATCGTGCGCAAGGCGCTCGATTACTATCTGCTCGGCAAGCGGCCTGAAGACAAGGACAAACCGGCTGCGCCGGTTGAAAAAGTGGATGTCACCACCACCCGGCCGGCGGCGGCAGTGAAGGCTGAATCGGAGTCGATCGGCGGTCCGCGCCCGGGCGCCGAAACCATGGGAAATGTAGACTGA
- a CDS encoding septal ring lytic transglycosylase RlpA family protein — MRIQARRYQGVARLLLIMLPPLALIGCNSVPVNPPAAEKSASPAPATKSSSSTLPVLPRAGSGRGGYYMDDGPGDSPPEGLLDTPDAEPRIEPYYARNSRPYVVFGKTYTPMTDERPFKQRGVGSWYGKKFHGQKTASGELYDMYKMTAAHPTLPIPSYVRVTNLSNGKQVIVRVNDRGPFHSGRIIDLSYTAALKLGYLSNGSSQLEVERLLPDDIARMNSGAAAKRVADMPVSQTNVKPVTSQAGAVVEATPVALTNDTSTFALPETVLATADAAMGIVPAVVTSTGSIGAGARPGSAYYLQLGAYAQATNADSVRARLMQQTAGKLETIEIVGSGPVHRLFGGPFATRAEAAAVAVQLQESGMKPVIVQR, encoded by the coding sequence ATGCGCATTCAAGCGCGCCGCTATCAGGGCGTCGCACGGCTGCTTCTGATCATGCTGCCGCCGCTGGCGCTGATCGGCTGCAACAGCGTTCCGGTCAATCCGCCGGCTGCCGAAAAGTCCGCAAGTCCGGCGCCGGCGACAAAATCAAGCAGTTCGACACTACCTGTCCTTCCGCGTGCGGGTTCAGGACGTGGCGGTTACTACATGGACGATGGCCCCGGCGATTCGCCGCCGGAAGGCTTGCTCGATACGCCCGATGCCGAACCGCGCATCGAGCCTTACTATGCGAGGAACAGCCGTCCGTATGTTGTATTCGGCAAGACCTATACCCCGATGACCGACGAGCGTCCGTTCAAGCAGCGTGGTGTCGGCAGCTGGTACGGCAAGAAATTCCATGGGCAAAAGACAGCGTCTGGCGAGCTGTACGATATGTACAAGATGACAGCCGCGCATCCCACGCTGCCGATTCCATCGTATGTGCGCGTCACCAATCTGTCGAATGGCAAGCAGGTGATCGTCAGAGTCAATGACCGGGGGCCGTTTCACTCGGGGCGCATCATTGATCTGTCTTACACGGCTGCGCTCAAGCTCGGCTATCTCAGCAATGGCAGCAGCCAACTGGAGGTCGAACGCTTGCTGCCGGACGACATCGCGCGAATGAACAGCGGTGCGGCCGCCAAGCGCGTGGCGGACATGCCGGTGTCGCAGACAAATGTGAAACCCGTAACGAGCCAGGCGGGCGCGGTGGTTGAAGCGACGCCTGTCGCATTGACGAACGACACATCGACGTTTGCGTTGCCGGAAACTGTTCTTGCAACGGCCGATGCGGCAATGGGCATCGTTCCCGCCGTTGTAACGTCGACCGGCAGTATCGGCGCCGGTGCAAGGCCCGGTTCGGCTTACTATCTGCAGCTTGGCGCCTACGCGCAGGCAACCAATGCGGACTCGGTTCGCGCACGCCTGATGCAACAGACCGCAGGCAAGCTGGAGACAATCGAAATCGTAGGATCAGGGCCAGTCCATCGCCTGTTCGGCGGTCCGTTTGCGACAAGAGCGGAGGCTGCCGCCGTAGCAGTGCAACTGCAGGAAAGCGGAATGAAGCCAGTGATCGTGCAACGCTAA
- a CDS encoding peroxiredoxin family protein has protein sequence MQAENRPARSRTWPKVLGIAAIAIIAAVGYFSLSSKKTAPDVTFAEINGNQVTMQSLRGKVVMVNFWATSCTTCIKEMPEMVQTYNKYKDQGLDFVAVAMSYDPPNYVLNYAQTRNLPFRVALDTKGEVAKSFEDVKLTPTTYVIDKDGIIIKRYVGEPDFAALHQLLEKALAA, from the coding sequence ATGCAAGCCGAAAACCGTCCCGCGCGCAGCCGTACCTGGCCCAAGGTACTCGGGATTGCCGCAATCGCCATCATCGCCGCCGTGGGTTATTTCTCACTTTCCAGCAAGAAAACCGCTCCTGATGTTACCTTTGCTGAAATCAATGGCAATCAGGTAACGATGCAAAGCCTGCGTGGCAAGGTCGTCATGGTCAACTTCTGGGCAACCAGTTGCACGACCTGCATCAAGGAAATGCCGGAGATGGTGCAGACGTATAACAAGTACAAGGACCAGGGGCTTGATTTCGTCGCGGTGGCGATGAGTTATGATCCACCCAATTACGTGCTCAATTATGCGCAGACGCGCAATCTGCCGTTTCGGGTCGCATTGGATACCAAGGGCGAGGTAGCGAAATCGTTTGAAGATGTGAAGCTGACGCCGACCACTTATGTCATCGACAAGGACGGCATCATCATCAAGCGTTATGTCGGCGAGCCGGATTTCGCCGCCTTGCACCAGTTGCTGGAAAAGGCATTGGCCGCTTGA
- a CDS encoding phosphoheptose isomerase, with product MTNQRIQAHFQESAELKTRAAAVLAEPIAQAVELMFTALSNGNKILACGNGGSAADCQHFAAELVGRFERERLPLPALALTTDTSIMTAVGNDYSFNDIFSKQVQAFGQAGDILLALSTSGNSANVLAAVDAAMERDMRVIALTGKGGGTIGKRLSDGDVHICVPHDRTARIQEVHLLTIHCLCDGIDVALFGEEPDE from the coding sequence ATGACAAACCAACGCATACAAGCGCACTTCCAGGAAAGTGCCGAACTCAAGACCAGAGCCGCCGCCGTGCTGGCCGAACCGATTGCACAAGCAGTTGAACTTATGTTCACCGCTTTGTCTAACGGCAACAAGATACTTGCCTGCGGGAATGGCGGGTCGGCCGCGGATTGCCAGCATTTCGCCGCCGAACTGGTCGGCCGTTTCGAGCGCGAGCGCTTGCCCTTGCCGGCACTGGCGCTCACGACCGACACGTCAATCATGACAGCGGTCGGAAACGACTATAGCTTCAATGACATTTTCAGCAAGCAGGTACAGGCTTTCGGGCAGGCCGGCGATATTTTGCTGGCGTTATCGACCTCGGGAAATTCGGCCAATGTGCTGGCCGCGGTCGATGCCGCAATGGAGCGCGACATGCGCGTCATTGCGCTGACCGGCAAGGGCGGGGGCACGATCGGCAAGCGGCTGTCCGACGGCGACGTGCATATCTGCGTGCCGCACGACCGGACTGCACGTATCCAGGAAGTGCATTTGCTGACCATTCATTGTTTGTGCGACGGGATCGATGTCGCGTTATTTGGGGAGGAACCGGATGAATAA